A region of Drosophila suzukii chromosome 2L, CBGP_Dsuzu_IsoJpt1.0, whole genome shotgun sequence DNA encodes the following proteins:
- the slf gene encoding uncharacterized protein slf → MKVTLAIATFCVVMACSHAARTTTTTATKPGRFLSLPVPAKCASRPKEFSYRGKNMFLTSHVPALANKKVDWLDGRNLCREYCMDLVALETQEKNNLIFRVIQQNDVPYIWTAGRICDFAGCENRPDLEPKTVYGWFWSATREKIQATNRIPQGWGYNPWSQTGHKKRPQPDNAEYDINQTKEQCLSVLNNVYNDGIAWHDVACYHEKPVICEDNEELLRYVAATNPGIRL, encoded by the exons ATGAAAGTCACCCTGGCAATAGCGACTTTCTGCGTGGTGATGGCCTGCAGCCATGCGGCCAGAACCACCACAACCACAGCGACCAAGCCGGGTCGCTTCCTCTCACTGCCCGTGCCCGCCAAGTGCGCCAGCC GTCCCAAGGAGTTCTCCTACCGCGGCAAAAACATGTTCCTAACCTCCCACGTGCCCGCCCTGGCCAACAAGAAGGTCGACTGGTTGGATGGCCGCAATCTGTGCCGCGAGTACTGCATGGACCTGGTTGCCCTGGAGACCCAAGAGAAGAACAACCTGATCTTCCGCGTCATCCAGCAGAACGATGTGCCGTACATCTGGACGGCCGGACGTATCTGTGACTTTGCCGGCTGCGAGAACCGTCCGGATCTGGAGCCCAAGACCGTCTATGGATGGTTCTGGTCCGCAACCCGCGAGAAGATCCAGGCCACCAACCGCATTCCACAGGGATGGGGCTACAACCCCTGGTCGCAGACCGGACACAAGAAGCGCCCGCAGCCCGACAACGCCGAGTACGACATCAACCAGACCAAGGAACAGTGTCTGTCCGTTCTGAACAACGTGTACAACGATGGCATCGCCTGGCACGATGTGGCCTGCTACCATGAGAAGCCCGTCATCTGCGAGGACAACGAGGAGCTGCTGCGCTACGTGGCGGCCACGAATCCTGGAATCCGTCTATAG
- the LOC108021438 gene encoding U2 small nuclear ribonucleoprotein auxiliary factor 35 kDa subunit-related protein 2 isoform X1: protein MEEFQRLAEERERQEAEETWLQREAIAQRQFQIDEAKRRQEQEEVERLQWEQAKERAEREEIQRKQREEEIRRSAKAAAEFDAMMESMNEYLNNPRLENPPSHLLRVMETHPEERPCEFFSRTNFCRYGHACTFNHRRPMLARIILIRHFFNHSMLQGRQPHTEYSSGEEHLELTEQDLRSDYDEFFNDAVEELEKFGTIVNFRTVRNTLEHLRGHVFVEYTNERSALRAFTNLQGRYYASKRLNVEFSNLKTWRGAVCGLSLTRKCPKGNVCGYLHLFRNPKNLFNTELENTSTPKGDRRSSQTPNVKTPSWDDQNERGRNWRWSESPEVELANYKDLDNSFKNSNKRQDLKYHQAEYHSRSRKRSNRNEGSKRNRSCSDSSYDDHRSNRYHNSTNPQRQ, encoded by the exons ATGGAGGAATTCCAGCGCCTGGCCGAAGAAAGGGAGCGCCAGGAAGCGGAGGAGACATGGCTGCAGCGGGAGGCAATCGCTCAGCGACAGTTCCAGATAGACGAGGCAAAAAGACGCCAGGAGCAGGAGGAAGTGGAGCGTTTGCAGTGGGAACAGGCCAAGGAACGGGCAGAACGGGAGGAAATCCAGAGAAAACAGCGCGAGGAGGAGATCAGAAGGTCGGCCAAGGCTGCAGCCGAATTCGATGCCATGATGGAGAGCATGAACGAGTACCTGAATAACCCGCGACTGGAGAATCCCCCCAGTCACCTCCTACGCGTGATGGAAACCCATCCAGAGGAACGACCCTGCGAATTCTTCAGCCGCACCAATTTCTGCCGATACGGTCACGCCTGCACCTTCAACCACCGACGACCCATGCTGGCCAGGATCATCCTCATCCGACACTTCTTCAACCACTCCATGCTGCAGGGGCGACAGCCGCACACAGAGTATTCCTCAGGGGAGGAGCACTTGGAACTGACCGAACAGGACCTGCGCAGCGACTACGATGAGTTCTTCAACGATGCCGTCGAGGAGCTGGAGAAGTTTGGCACTATAGTCAACTTTCGGACGGTGCGCAATACGCTGGAACACCTCAGGGGACATGTCTTCGTGGAGTACACGAATGAACG ATCCGCTCTTCGCGCTTTCACCAATCTTCAGGGTCGCTACTATGCTTCCAAGCGCCTGAACGTGGAGTTCTCCAATCTGAAGACCTGGCGTGGCGCAGTCTGCG GTTTGTCCTTAACACGTAAATGTCCCAAAGGTAACGTCTGCGGATATCTGCACTTGTTTCGCAATCCGAAGAACCTGTTCAACACGGAACTGGAGAACACATCGACCCCAAAAGGCGACCGACGCTCTAGCCAAACTCCAAATGTCAAGACGCCCAG TTGGGATGACCAGAACGAGCGCGGCAGGAACTGGCGCTGGTCAGAAAGCCCCGAGGTGGAGCTGGCAAACTACAAAGACTTGGACAACAGCTTTAAAAACTCTAACAAAAGACAAGATCTCAAATACCATCAAGCGGAATACCATTCCAGGTCAAGAAAACGATCAAATCGTAATGAGGGTTCTAAAAGAAACCGCAGCTGCTCAGATTCCTCCTATGACGATCACAGATCAAATAGATATCACAACTCCACAAACCCTCAACGCCAATAA
- the LOC108021438 gene encoding U2 small nuclear ribonucleoprotein auxiliary factor 35 kDa subunit-related protein 2 isoform X2 produces MEEFQRLAEERERQEAEETWLQREAIAQRQFQIDEAKRRQEQEEVERLQWEQAKERAEREEIQRKQREEEIRRSAKAAAEFDAMMESMNEYLNNPRLENPPSHLLRVMETHPEERPCEFFSRTNFCRYGHACTFNHRRPMLARIILIRHFFNHSMLQGRQPHTEYSSGEEHLELTEQDLRSDYDEFFNDAVEELEKFGTIVNFRTVRNTLEHLRGHVFVEYTNERSALRAFTNLQGRYYASKRLNVEFSNLKTWRGAVCGT; encoded by the exons ATGGAGGAATTCCAGCGCCTGGCCGAAGAAAGGGAGCGCCAGGAAGCGGAGGAGACATGGCTGCAGCGGGAGGCAATCGCTCAGCGACAGTTCCAGATAGACGAGGCAAAAAGACGCCAGGAGCAGGAGGAAGTGGAGCGTTTGCAGTGGGAACAGGCCAAGGAACGGGCAGAACGGGAGGAAATCCAGAGAAAACAGCGCGAGGAGGAGATCAGAAGGTCGGCCAAGGCTGCAGCCGAATTCGATGCCATGATGGAGAGCATGAACGAGTACCTGAATAACCCGCGACTGGAGAATCCCCCCAGTCACCTCCTACGCGTGATGGAAACCCATCCAGAGGAACGACCCTGCGAATTCTTCAGCCGCACCAATTTCTGCCGATACGGTCACGCCTGCACCTTCAACCACCGACGACCCATGCTGGCCAGGATCATCCTCATCCGACACTTCTTCAACCACTCCATGCTGCAGGGGCGACAGCCGCACACAGAGTATTCCTCAGGGGAGGAGCACTTGGAACTGACCGAACAGGACCTGCGCAGCGACTACGATGAGTTCTTCAACGATGCCGTCGAGGAGCTGGAGAAGTTTGGCACTATAGTCAACTTTCGGACGGTGCGCAATACGCTGGAACACCTCAGGGGACATGTCTTCGTGGAGTACACGAATGAACG ATCCGCTCTTCGCGCTTTCACCAATCTTCAGGGTCGCTACTATGCTTCCAAGCGCCTGAACGTGGAGTTCTCCAATCTGAAGACCTGGCGTGGCGCAGTCTGCGGTACGTGA